Sequence from the Amaranthus tricolor cultivar Red isolate AtriRed21 chromosome 16, ASM2621246v1, whole genome shotgun sequence genome:
GTGACCAAATATGGAGGGCAAAGGTTTATGTATGAAGCATATAGAGGAGAAATGTCTACTCAAATTGAACTAGAGTTGATGGTGCAAAGAAAGCAAATAAGGCAATTacaaaagatgatgaagattatgattattgttggtCTTTTAATTCTTGTCCTTCTCATTAAGAATTAGGTTATGGAATGTTAAGTTTGAATTTAGGGTTTATTGTGTATTATGAAATTTAGGGTTTATTGGgtatttttttgctatttaggTTATGGAAGTAAATGCAATTGTAATGTGCTTGTCGAAATGGAATGAGTATTTATGAAATCAGATTCTTTATTCCTAGAAATTCTTCATCTGTATTTTCATTGAAGTTCATACCAACTATTTACTAATTACAACATCCTCCAATTTAGAAGTTCATATAATGTTATCCATAACTTACCAATTAAATACAACATCATCCATAATATGATAATCATGCCAACTACTTACATCCTCCAAAACAGGATTATCCAAAACAACCTACTACATCATTCTATGCAAAAGGATAGCATCACTTAAAGCAACAGGTCTTCCAATAGCTCTTTTCAGTGGAGGAGGCTAAATCGTAACTGGTCTACTCCTTTTAATTGGTCTACATGCATCCTCTAAAACTAGCTGTGATGATCGAGTATGCCCTTGTAACTAGTCTACTCCTTCTAGGTTTAGTTGGCTGTGAAGAAGTAGTGGTAGcagatttcttcttcttcttttccctAGCTATTAAGCCTACAATTATACCACTCACAATAGAATTTGAGTGGGTCTTGACTTGAATGAAGTATAGCCCTCACAACATGTTTCAAGGAATACGTATGATTTGCCAAGCATTGGAAAGGCATGTTCTATCATTTAAACTCACTGGTTAGATAAACTTAACATCCCAAATTTCATAAAAACCATATCTTAATTTGTATGCTTTGCATGTCCTTGAATTAGAAATAAGTGTTTGAATTCTTGTACATATGTTTGGACATACGTCATTATCAAACCAGTGCTCACTTCTCTCTTTCCTGGTAGGCTTGCCATTGTAACTCTCCTAATTcccacaaataaaaaaaaatgtaaattccTTGTTGAATAATTGATAAAGTAGTAACTAAGTTAGGGTTGTAATTTTGCAACAATGTTAAAACAGGTTTACACCTTTCAACCGCAAGTGTAACATTGAAGCTCTCAacaaaatttgttttgttttcatcaCAACAAACAAGTGGATCAAATGCATGTTTACTCTACCTTGACTGATCTCTAATGTCTGCAAGCCATGATCTAGCTTTTCAACAGCTTTATCAATAGCTTCCATTGCTTTCTTGAACTTAAACTTTAAAGATGCATTAATAGCCATCCAAAACATTGCATATAGTAATGGCCCAACAAATTTCTTCTTCTAGTTGCTTGATAAATGCTTACAACAATACCTTCTCCCTGCAGTTGGCCATAACTCATTCAAGGAAATTTAAATTCGCTTGCACATTTTATGACAACAGTTAGTAGGGATTTTAAATCacaaaaaagtaaaagaatCATTTAATGTTTGCAACAATACCTTTTATTTGTCTGAAATAATGGTCCACTTATCACCCCTACCACTGtctttcatcaaattcttcaaatgccaaacaaaaaatttcCAAGTTTCCTGATATTCACTAGATAATATATGTAACACCCTCATAATAGgttaaatttttgaaaacacctttaatgaaaaacatgagccaaaacctactcatgggaatgttaccgccacatctatttctaagaaaataaatgtaaggcttaatgactaagaaataacttaataactttaaatccaagaAAAGgtcttataattaaaaaaaagacataaacgcaatctatgtctatataaaatttgaacaactgaaaataaaatttaaactgagaTATGACTCTAATTAAAACTATTTTTCTTGATGATCCTCATTGCACGATCCCCACGtgatcaataacctgcaacataagaatgcaagaaaaacaagggaaaaactcccaaaatcagaaaattgagtaattccaactccatcccataAAATAGTTAAGTTTTAAAACAATTTAAGAaaccaaaatataatttgagttgaaaataattttgaaaaaaaaattatataaagctgagttaaaaatcaatttatgaaaacaatataaataatttcacataaatcaattaatttatttgatatttaataatgacaacgcATATATCCAATTATTAATTTGAGGAAACGAGAACGCCAATAGGCCGAGACTTTACCtttatacctacttcatcaagaggttgtcaccccaaataattaatcaaggccagcagagtagtctcaggtaaccctagtgtgcacaacccttctacttggatcacaacaaatacaaggaagaccaaacatcgtatcaagtagtAGAAATACtaacctgtcggcagctatattAACCAAACAGGCCAacatgttcatcacccttatacttggatcacaacaaatataagagcttcatttccttCATATttcactttacgtgatttaaaatattttaataattagtcgcgaggacgcaaacatataatcaaacatacattaattattttattttatggtcataaatttttccaataaaaatatatctcaagaatatccaactgaaatctcatttgcCGAATCACCATGttaacatcaattggtggcaacaacaattaatatcataaatatttctctttcgaattaaaccgtatctaatttcgttatcagaataatgatataaattttatcaaaataatattataaattaaaccgtTAACAAaagtagtaaatataatttgaaaataaaatataaaaagaataatatcaTAAAAAATCACGCTTTCCAATTAAACACATCAAGTATCACTTAGTACATAATACTAACTGGATAACCCTAATTGGATGAACATCGAGAATTACCTTGTGAAACGAGCCTAGAATATAAATATACGCTCCTATCAAACATCATTTACGAACTTAACATTTGAAGTATAAttgttgtttttaatttgtAGATAGAAAATGTCTAAAGATTTAAAAATACTATCAAggtgaaaaagaaattgatagTAATAGATGTAAAAAAAGACAACTGGCTGatgagagaaaaataataaaaagaagaaagaaaattaatacggtgaaaaaatttaaagagtAAATTGGTTAATTTGTAATAGAGGAATAATGTTGGTTAAAATTAGAGGAAAAGTGGGAAGGATAATGGAGACAAATGATGAGTTATTTTAGGAAGTgggagaaagaaatttaattttgaaatttttttttaagtaacttGTAAATGAGTTTTTCTAaactcaattattttttttatattaaaactactcctaaaattttgggtttttttaatcttattttatttaaacctaaattgtttcttttttttttgttttaaacgTATAATTTTCTTAACAGATTTAttcttttgattaaattttctaaattttacattattatttatttattttcctatttttatttttctttatttttttatatattattttttttaaaatatctcTGATATTACACTATAGCCCATGCAACTTGAAAAAGCTGATTATTGCCATCCTATGTAATTGCTGACAACAAAGTACCTCCATATTGCCCTTTCAGGTATGCACATCAACACCTATGACGCTCCTACATCTTCCAATTAAACCATTGATATATGCACTAAAGGAAATGAAAATGCTACTGAAAGTCAAAGCTCTCAATTGACTCTTCTATATGCCAAGCACAAATAGTAGAAGACCTTGGATTTGTTTCTTTGATCATATCCACATAACTAGGCAAATATGAGTAACTTTCATCATGACCCCTATTTATTTCCTTCAAGGCTATTGTTCTCATTTTGAAAATAGTACTTGTCTTTAAAGTTACCCCAAATCTTGCTTTCAAAAGCTCTTTTAATGTCTTCCTAGGTATGTTGTTATTTGCCCTAATGTCCTCCTTTAACTTATTAGCAGCCCACTTTACTGTCACAAAACTGTTATGAGCATCAAGTACTCTACAAGTGTGTTCAGGGTTATCAATTTTCTTGATAGCTCATGTTATGCCACTAAGAAGTCTACTAGCATGAAGCCTCCAATTGCAATTGATGTCCATGCACTTAACAATATACATCCTGTTGTTTGCCCTTAAAACTATAAATTCAAACAATGACTGAATAGCATAATCTCTCACAACATACCTCAAATGTtgtttatcaataaaaatatgcCACGGAGATAATTTAATGTTGCCCCATCCTTGATCAACATACATTTGACCATTTTTGAAGAATCTTTATATGTAATTTCCATTATCTACATCTTTACCCAAATGATTACCCTATATTGGATCCTCAAAAGGGCTGATAATCATCCTTCACAAACTCCATCTCATCACCATCAACAACAGATAAGTCATCATCAATACAaccttcttcatcatcatcatcagaatcaatgGATGACGGATTATAATCATCGTCAGCAGAATCTCCATCTACATCCTCCGAAGCCTGTTGACTAATTCTAGCTCTCTTGCTACTGATCTTGACCTTTCGTGCATGTTTCATTGCCTATTATGTTATCTTAACACATATACCCTTTCTTTTGGCTGTaatgtttggtaattatttaataGGAGCTTTCATCATCAAAGGTTTAACCTTCAAGGGTGACTGTTTATGCTTACCCTTCCTACTTTTAGGGGACTTCACAAGTGAAGATAAAAATTCCATATCATTCCACTTATACACTATTGCATTCATAACCGCAACATCATGTTGTTCCTCATTGTATGCTGGTACAACAGGTTCCTTGTTTGCTGTCCCATCTAACCTAGGGCTCTTCCTAATGGGTAACTTGCCACGAAATGAGATGGACTTTGTTTGCTATATCTCAGGGAAGTTTTGGGACTGTTAGGACTGTGGGGGGTTATCGGGCTCAATAGGTTGTTCTGGGAGGTTATCAGGCTCAATGGGCTCTTGGGGATCGGGTGAAGGGTCAGTTATAGATAGTTCAATGGGCTGCTGGTTAGTGGGTTTATCTTTAAGGGGCATTGGATTAATTGAATCTTGCAACTTAAGACTCCTAACAAAGTTCATCATTCTAGTGTCCTCTTCAAGCTCTACAACACAAATTACTATCATTTCCTCAGTAAGAAATTTTGCAAACATCATAAACAAGTGATCATCTCAATCAACCATTGAACCTTATTATTATATAGATAATAAAATCTGGGTTGTAAAGGAACTTCCTTCCCTACTCTAATGTAAACACTTTTCCAATCCAAAATTAAGTCTAAAAGAGTCTCTCTATCCTTATCATAAACAGTTAAATCTTGTTCATTATCCTTCCACTTAAACCTTAGGATCACTCGTTCCTCCATTctataacataaaacaaaatgtTACTGTACATaagaaaaccctaattttgcaaacaaaattaaatgatCAAACCCTAATTATGTAGACAACATAGAAATCTACTCTACTGTTCATatgcaaaccctaatttttcaaaGAAAACTAAatgatcaaaagaaaaaaagggaaGAAGACATACCAAATGACAAAAGGCTGAGATTacagatgatgaagatgatgaacacTACAAGAAGGAAAAGGAGATggagatgaagatgatgaacacAAACGCTTCACGGAGAATTTAGATTGAAAATAAGATGAAAGTGATAGAGGATTTAGATGGAATTCAAAATGAGGGAGATGATCTCCATTAAATACTGCAAAAAGAGGAGGGAAATTGAGAATTAATAAGGGTATGTATGACTTTTACCAAGAGTCAACggaaaataaatgttttttacCTCATAATATTACTATAGTTAATTTTTCAATACTagagtgctattttgtggaactTTTTTTAACTATTGCTACCACTGATCTTTTACAATAGTTGGTgtctaccatatagaatatccctTTTAGTTACAATAAGGACTATCCATATAAtcaatcataaatattttagcaaACTTACTTATACAATATAAGATTGTGATCTATCTAGGGTTTCATCAAACTTTgtgtttatttatattttcttatgaGTAATGCTATTTTAATAAACCAaatgaaataagaaaatatgaaGTAATAATACATCACATGATCAAatcaataattttgaaatttttgttcatttagaaaaaaaaaataaagaaagtgtTAATCAGTATGCAATCATATTCTTttcattattataaatatattactaAAAGAAGTTGTGGAAGTTTATGTTTGATGGCCATCTAGTTAATCATTTTGTTATTCCATGCTataaaattcaaagaaattcaatttttataaGTCTTCCATATAATGAATTGTTTATATATGGGGTGGATGTCAGGGGATGATGCTTCACCTCCTTATCCATACTCAACCTATAAATGTAAAAGTGTTGTATAATTAAGTATATTACCTaccttaaaatatatttttattaatgtaaTTGATGAAATAAGAAAACTAAGATTATGAgaagttaataataaattagacTTTAACGAGTTAATTTGCAAGAAAgtgatttaaaatttattttctatttaattaAACTAATAGTTGACAACaagatacttcctccgttcttttttgatctttcactTTGTATtattcacacatattaagaaagatagaatctttgggttgtagtgtgtattattttaattaaatagtagtgtgtattattttaattaaatagtagtgtgaagtaattattgtattggaagtatgaggttgtagtgggtattattttaattaaatagtagagtgaagtaatgattgtattgaaagtatgagagagaaaataattataaataaaaaaaaggagtacattaaaagaaaatggggggttttaaggggtaaaagtggaataaaaactttctaaaaatagaaagtattctaaagcgaaagaacttttaaaactacccattatagtaatgtggaagatcaaaaaagaacggagggagtatgaaATATTGCTTTCTTGATCATGAAAACCCATGAATATTAATTAgatttcaaaattatataatatcgACATAAGGATTTTTCtataagataaaataataaattacgtTGATTTTTACTCatataattttacttataaACTGCCAtatttcccaaaaaaaaaaaagcataaatcttatcaaaataaaattattcattgAGTTGTTTTTTAATATACAGCACAAGCATATGTATGGGAAAATGTATCATATTCCAAATCCAAAAACTTATACATTAATTACATTATAAAGCATGAATTGGCATTTTCATCactaaaaattgtaaatattggGTTCCCATTTCCATAATATTCATcatataaaattgaaaaataatctggcgttctttcattttttaaatcatCTACACATAAACTAAATTCTTCTGTACTTTTATTTGTTCCaccaatatcatcatcatcgttaTCATCAGTTTTTAGTTCaacaatattaacttttttctttgtttttttcttcaacttctttaGTATCTTCTCTGGACAAAACTGGCCCATTATCGTTAATCTGTGTCTTGTTATATCAGTAATAATTTTGTCAACTCCTGCATTAtttgttaataaattaatagTCATAAATATTTAACACAGTTCCTAacattacaaaataaaagaatgatGAATAccttttattttagaaattacttTAACAACCTTTTTCTCGCATGCATTACAATGCATTGATATGTTGAAATGTGCTGTAAtaatctaaaaaatatataatcaattatATGCACTAGTTATATTGATCTCTAGAAATTAAAagcaattaaatttttttgactcaaataatttaaagCCCTTCAAACAATATGCAGAATTATTCTTTTCGTTTATAATTaccaagtatatatatatatatatatatatatatatatatatatatatatatatatatatatatatatatatatatatatatatatatatatatatatatattataattgaaTAAGATGAATCAAAAGTATAGAATGAGAGGAATAGGAAAGAATATGGAGAAGATAAGGTGCAAAATATTTTAGATAAAATACCAAACTTATATGGCTTACTTGATGTTCTTGTCCTTGAGAATGTTTTCCCATTGATTCTATGATTAATAAAAGATATATAATCTAAAAAATAACCCACATTTTTTGAATTGTAAGAATTTATTGAAATAgttaattgtttatttaattagaatttCAAACGAAGAATTTACATTTAATAGTTgtctttttgtttgtttttaattttagtatatTAGTGTTTTAACTCTACTTAATGACATGTTTATTGCACGAAATATGTAATATAAAgttttttatatcaaaattgAAGAAATATTGATCATATAAAAATTTTGGTAGTGAATCATCATTATTGAAAtaaaagtttcttttttatatcCTATTAGAAAATGAATATTGTTACTATGacattatactccctcctattcatagatAATGGGACATTTGTTTTTTCAAACtattcaatgcacttattctatgcttaatatctcttattatacataacgaaaatattataaaaagtggatattaataatctttgcattgagacgaatcaaataagatctcacttgactatgttctaatttataaattaagaataaaatacgaattaagagtaataagtgaatattGTCAAAAACTAAATGTCTCATTATCTATGAATAGGGGGAGTAATATTAATAGAGTAACCAGATTTTGAAAACAATCTATTTTAATACCATTAATACAACATTCATACATATCAATAGAGTAACCAGATTTTCAACCTAATTAACTAaacaaattaggtttaaatCAAAGAGTTTCTGACCAATTTATATATGACACAACTCGCATCCGACCCAACCTTATTTGTTGTACTAGCCTAATTAGGAAGTTCTATTGTCAAAatatttgactttatttttagttggtGTATTAAATTTATTACAATTGTTTAATGGACTTGAACTAGCAATTGCTTGTAAGAACATGGACGCAAAGATAAAGGCTTTTGTCATGCTTTTGGTTAGAATTGTTTCTTTGGTTGGATCAGGTGGTGTATCACTTGGTTTTTGGTATGAGATTATAGCTCATTTGCTTATTAAGTTGAGGATATTGGTTTTATGTGGGATAGCTTCCATTTGTCATGGTGATATTTGAACATGTATGTGCAAAGTTACTTTGACTGACTTGAACTTTTGGATTTGAGATGTAGTATGTTCAATTTTAGCATGAAGAGATAGTTTTAAAAGGCAATAGATTCTATTTTCAAGTTTATTATCTTTAGCTTTATTATGTATTTCTTTTTAAACTTTGTGAGTTAAAGATGTAACAtccgttttctttttttttaaaaaaataatataataataataataataataataataataataataataatattaataataaataaatttcagattttttgaaaataataaaaaaataaaaataaataactccccattaacaaataacttcccacttctccctctaaatcttataactaacttcacttacctattata
This genomic interval carries:
- the LOC130803328 gene encoding heavy metal-associated isoprenylated plant protein 19-like codes for the protein MHCNACEKKVVKVISKIKGVDKIITDITRHRLTIMGQFCPEKILKKLKKKTKKKVNIVELKTDDNDDDDIGGTNKSTEEFSLCVDDLKNERTPDYFSILYDEYYGNGNPIFTIFSDENANSCFIM